From Panicum hallii strain FIL2 chromosome 2, PHallii_v3.1, whole genome shotgun sequence, a single genomic window includes:
- the LOC112882547 gene encoding 3-oxoacyl-[acyl-carrier-protein] synthase II, chloroplastic-like, translating into MAAVATPLCTWLVAACLSAACDSDEHKQKHCCAGGSGAGGDAIFGQGRERRRLGARRRGAARSGMAMAVALQAERSVIEKKKPDIKQRRVVVTGMGVVTPLGHDPDVFYNNLLDGVSGISEIERFDCSNFPTRIAGEIKSFSTDGWVAPKLAKRMDKFMLYLITAGKKALENGGLTEELRSELDKTRCGVLIGSAMGGMKVFNDAIEALRVSYKKMNPFCVPFATTNMGSAILAMDLGWMGPNYSISTACATSNFCILNAANHIRRGEADVMLCGGSDAPLIPIGLGGFVACRALSQRNSDPTKASRPWDMDRDGFVMGEGAGVLVLEELEHAKERGAKIYAEFLGGSFTCDAYHMTEPHPEGRGITLCIEKALADAGVAREEINYVNAHATSTQSGDLKEYEAIVRCFGQNPQLRVNSTKSMTGHLIGAAGGIEAVASIQAIRTGWVHPNLNLENPEDIVDVGVLVGPQKERCEVNVALSNSFGFGGHNSSILFAPFK; encoded by the exons ATGGCGGCCGTGGCGACTCCTCTCTGCACGTGGCTCGTAGCCGCGTGCTTGTCCGCGGCATGCGACTCCGACGAGCACAAGCAGAAGCATTGCTGCGCTGGTGGAAGCGGCGCTGGGGGCGACGCCATATTTGGCCAGGGCCgtgagcgccgccgcctcggtgcgcggcggcgcggcgcggcgcgctcTG GAATGGCCATGGCTGTTGCCTTACAAGCTGAAAGAAGTGTTATTGAAAAGAAGAAACCTGATATCAAACAAAGGAGGGTGGTTGTCACTGGCATGGGTGTAGTGACACCATTGGGCCATGATCCCGATGTGTTTTACAACAACCTTCTTGATGGAGTTAGTGGAATCAGCGAGATAGAGAGGTTTGACTGCTCCAACTTCCCCACG AGAATTGCAGGAGAGATAAAATCCTTTTCTACTGATGGTTGGGTTGCACCTAAGCTTGCTAAGCGGATGGACAAGTTTATGCTATATTTAATAACTGCTGGAAAGAAGGCACTAGAAAATGGTGGACTAACTGAAGAACTCAGGAGTGAGTTGGACAAAACCAGATGTGGTGTTCTCATTGGTTCTGCGATGGGCGGCATGAAG GTTTTTAATGATGCAATTGAAGCACTGAGGGTCTCTTACAAGAAAATGAACCCATTTTGTGTTCCCTTTGCAACTACAAACATGGGCTCTGCAATCCTTGCAATGGATCTG GGATGGATGGGACCAAATTATTCTATTTCCACTGCTTGTGCTACCAGTAACTTCTGTATCCTCAATGCAGCAAACCACATCAGAAGAGGGGAAGCT GATGTTATGCTCTGTGGTGGATCTGATGCACCTCTTATCCCAATTG GATTGGGAGGTTTTGTGGCTTGCAGGGCTCTTTCACAGAGAAACAGTGATCCAACAAAAGCTTCCCGGCCCTGGGACATG GACCGTGATGGTTTTGTTATGGGGGAAGGGGCTGGTGTCCTCGTATTGGAGGAACTTGAGCATGCTAAG GAAAGAGGTGCAAAAATATATGCTGAATTTCTTGGTGGAAGCTTTACATGTGATGCTTACCACATGACTGAGCCACATCCTGAAG GAAGAGGGATTACTCTCTGCATCGAAAAGGCACTAGCTGATGCCGGGGTAGCAAGGGAGGAAATCAACTATGTGAATGCACATGCAACATCTACACAATCGGGTGACTTGAAGGAGTACGAAGCTATTGTGCGTTGTTTCGGCCAGAATCCTCAA CTAAGGGTGAACTCAACAAAATCAATGACTGGCCATCTTATAGGAGCAGCTGGTGGAATTGAAGCAGTTGCTTCTATACAA GCTATAAGAACTGGTTGGGTCCATCCAAATCTGAATTTAGAAAATCCAGAGGATATTGTG GACGTGGGCGTCTTGGTAGGACCACAGAAGGAGAGATGTGAAGTGAATGTGGCACTATCCAACTCATTCGGATTTGGTGGGCACAACTCATCAATTCTCTTCGCACCTTTCAAGTGA